The genomic stretch tggAGGTAAACTTAACTCAAACTTCACCCCATCTCATTAAAGCCTAAGTGACTTCTAACGTGATCCCAGCAACTCTTAGGCAGTGGGAGCAAGAGAACATGATCATACTCTCAACCCAACAGGAGGCCCTGCAGGTAGGGGCTAGTCCTCCTGGGAGTCTAACACCAGGGACACTTGAAGACAACTGTCTTTCCAATCACCAGAACTCAGGCTATATTCACTGAGCAGCCTCACAACAGTAGAGATTGTTTAGAAAAATGGATCTGGTTTAAGAAAGATGAATCCCGCAGTTTCTTGGCACGATGTTTCAGTAAGCAAGCATGAGTGAGACCCAAAAGAGTCCAATTAGAGACCAGCTGCCCCGACCCCAAACCAGAGCTAGACTGCAGACTCTCACCCCATCTCCCGCAGAGGGCTTTGCATGGCCCTTCCACAAACTCAACTGCGGCCACATTTCTGGCAAAATTTAAGTTTCACCCAGACTGTCTGCTCTTGTCTTTGGCCGGCTGGGCTGAGTGGCATCTAAAACCCTGAGACAGAGCATAGATCCAATAGAAGAGCCAGGCCTCTCTTCCCGCCACCCACTAACTGGCAGCCCTCATCACCTCCCAAGCCCGGTGCAGCCTCTCAGTCCCAGCACTAGCTCAAAATACAGACAGGGGAACAAACAGTACAAAAAGCAAAAGATGAACAATAGAGTAATTCTTgacacataacatacaaaaataaaaataaagagtgccccagcccacccctttAACCTAAACTTCATGTACCTAtatcttggaggaaaaaaaaaaaaaaaaagctttcaagtTCAGCATCATGAGCCAGCTGCAGCCAGCCCTAGGCAGCTCTTGTTAGCCAGGTGGGCTTGGCTCCAGGGGAATCTACCCCGGCCCCCACCATACTTCTTCCTGTTTCCTCACTTCCCCTGGTTTTTGTTAGCCATAGAAAGATGTTCCTTCCTCTCGGACACAACCAGAGAGGAAAGCGCCCATCCCTGTCCCTGAGCTCAGGGGAAAGGGGTGGGCTTGGAAACAGAGGCAGAAGCAAAGCTGCTTGGCTTACAGTACCATTAGGAAACGGCCCCAGGGGTCAGGGTTTCCTTCTGAGACTCTGAGTCACTAAAGGGATGGGTTGAGGTGGAGGCGGGACCCCCTCCCTCCTCAGAGAGACCCAGGCAAACTAACAAACAAGGCAAAATGGAGGCAGCAAGTCCTCCTTCTTCATCTTGTCTAATCTATTAGCAGTGGCCCATGGCTTTGGGGAATTATGATAGAATAGGAACCAAAGCCACTGCCAGAAGCCCAATTAGTCAGGATGTCCACTGCCCCAGGCAGGTGGTCCACCCAAGGCTACAGTACCTCATCCTTTAGAAGCAGGGGAGCTTCGTGAAGCGCTCCAGGAAGTGTTCCTCTGATTGCAGCCTCAGGCCACAACCATCCAGCTGCCTGACTCTGTACCCTAGTACTGAGACGCAAGTcacagcaaaaataataaattctcaaATGACTAAATGCTGGCCTGGAGTAATCATTAAGAGCCAAAACCCAGGACATGGGCCCAAGAGCTACTGACTTGGTCACATGAAGACCAGTTCAAATATATGGAGCTCTTAAAAAACGTATCTAATAAGGCAAACTCAAAATTAAACATATTGTAGAAAGATGGCCCTGGCTTGAGATTCTACACTCCAGCCCACACTGAAGCTAATCTTGCTGTCTGTCATCCACAAAAGTCCTTTTAGCTTGGCCGGGTCCTCCCTCATTGTTCCCCTAACTGGGAAATGGATAACAGTGACCAAAAAAGGAGGGGACCAGAGAAGCTTCATTTCCTGCAGAAATTTTTCCAGGGAATTTAAGACAGACACTTAGATGCTAAGGTTAGCTTCAGAGCCGTAAGGACTATGGCTGACTGTAAATCTCTCAGCTCATCACACCAAGACCTTGACTGCTGCCTGGATAGGGAAATGAAAGGACGGGGCGGAGCGGGGTACACACTATTAAGATCATCACTGGGCCCACATGGCCAATCAGTCTAGTTCCTTGGGGGCAGCTCTAGGCATAAATCAAAACTCGTTGGTTGAACTGTGACACACAAGgacatagaaataaatgaacGTCAGATACTAGACAATCTAAACAGTGGTCAGTCACTTAGTAGGGCTCAAGTCTCTGAGGTTGCTCTTAAACTACGCTAACATAAGCCTTTTCTAATCCAAAGACCAGAAGAGGCTTTTAAGGTCAAGTGTTCTGTTGCTGCAGGCTGGAAAGCATCCCTGCCCCCTGGCAGCAAGACCCTACAAAGGGGCCAGTAAAGAGCTTCTGGGTCAGGTCCTCCTGGCTGCTGGCTCAGAGACCCAGGGAGGGAGGTACCGACAAGGTGAGGTGGTAAAGGAAAAGACATTCAAGCAGAGAACCCCAAATCCCCATGTCTCCTTCCCTTCTTGGTAATAACTTAGTGGGATTGTTAAGAGGGAGAAGAGATTTCAAATGAgccagattaagaaaaaaattgagaagaaatcAAGTCCCCAACAGGCACTGAAATCAAAATGATTTGTGGTAACAAGTCAGAGGCAATTTGAGGACTTGACATAAACTAATTGTCTTGGATACCAGACAGTCCTCTAACTGGCACATGTCAGGGAGATAAGTAATGACAAAGCTCAAACACTTAAGGTGGAACCATCATTGGATTAATCCAGAGAGGCTTCCAAATAAGGAagcttttacttttctttttttttaaatcactcttcttttttccttttgtctttacCATACAAATTATATACCTTGACACGTATACTCTCAATCCCAGGACATATGAAAACATATCTGGGCACAAGTCAGACCACTCAACTCCCAGTACTGGTCTTTTCAGGTAATAAGATGACATTTCCCTGCTATTAATTTCCAGGCTAAAAAAAGGAACTGTGACTGCTCTGAGTTCAGAGTCCTTTCCACCAGGTACACAAATGAGGATCCTTGAACAGGAAGGATCCAGTGTACCCTAAGTACCCtcaagaggaaagaaatggcTGGGGGCCAGCCACAAAGAGAGGACTAGGATTGAAGCAGGTCTGGGACCAGGTGGTGGATGAGGGCTGCTCTCTACTCACTCTCTttttatctcctttaatttttgtgtggtttttttgttttgttttgtttctccattaatcattatgaaaaatacagaaaccaAAACCAACATGTTTGGTTTCTTTCCCACACCCCTCCACCGTGTTCAGGATGGTCACTTGTTCTCACAAccggcagaggcagaagagggtTGGAATGAAGACTCCGAAGGCCACCAGGATGGGAAACATGAGGCTGCTGTTGTCCGAGGCATAGGGGTTGGGTGTGCGGGGGCCTGACTGCACCCGGTTCTTATTGGTCTGTTTTTTGAGATTAGACCCTTCAtcatattcttcttcttcttcttcctcttctttcttctccaatCCTGGATGAGGCTGAAGCTTTGGTACATCtaacacaagaaagaaaacacctGTTAAGTAAGACCCACAGCATTGAAGTGAGATCTTCAAGAGTAGCAAATGCACTATAATAGACTCCTGTGACCTAACCAGGGTCCACAGAAAGGAGCAGAAGTAGCAGAAATAGCCTCTGGCCTACAGAACGGCAGAGACagccagacgcggtggctcacacctgtaatcctagcactcagggaggccgaggtgggtggatcctttgagctcaggagttcgagaccagcctgagcaagagcgagaccctgtctctactaaaaatagaaagaaattagctggacaactaaaaatatatagaaaaaattagccgggcatggtgccacatggctgtagtcccagctactcgggaggctgaggcagtaggattgctcgagcccaggagttggaggttgctgtgagctaggctgacaccacggcactctagcctgggtgacagagtgagactctgtctcaaaaaaaaaaaaaaaaaaaaagaacagcagagAGCTGTAAAAACTAGTCTTTTTTAGATTTaactaaaaaatagtaaaagctCTGCCCACAGGGAGGCTCACTATTCTCCCTTTCTATCTTACTTCATAACTCCAAGAGGACAGATTGGACAGGAACAATGAATGACCTGACACCCAAAATCTAACCTTTTCaaatccctcctcctccttcccacaaatccacattccttttcttttctttctttttctttttttttttgagacagagtctcaccctgttgcccaggaagagtacagtgacatcatcatagctcactgcaaccttaaactcctgggctcaagcaatcctcttgcctcagcctcctgagtagctgaaactacaagcatgcaccaccatgcccagctaatttttctgttttttgtagtgacagagttttgctcttgctcagcctggtctcaaactcctgagctcaagccatcttcctgctttggcctcccagagtgctaggattataggcgtgagccaccgcgcccagcccacatTCCCTTTTGATTGACACAGCAACTTAAGAGAAGCTGGTCCCCAGAATTCTGGGTTCTCAGTACATATTACTCCTctgtcctgcctcctccttctGGTCTTGAGCACAGGTCTGTCTGGTGGTAAGATATCCTCCTAGATGTCATAATATTAGCATTTAGGGGGAACATCAAGACAATAGGATGAGATCCTCAGTGCATTCAAGATGAGTTAGAAAAAGGCACAGAGGTGGAATGGGGGAGAAAAGCCACTAAGATACAagctttctctacaaaaaattgggAGGGTGGCAGCCAGGATAATCTAAACCCTGAGAAAGAGACACACCCTAAGGCTGGATCCCAAGGACCAGGAGACATAAATAAGTGAACTTTTGTCCCAGTGCAGTCCAGTGATGCTAGAATCTTTCAGAGCAAACCGAAACTCTAAAGCACTACTCCCTTTACCTTTTTCTCCTAGGAAAGCTTGGAAACAGATGtcaaacaaagaaacagattAAGGACAAGTTTTAGGTGATTCCAAATCACTACAAGGGTCAGGACACACCAAGAGGTACCATTATTAATCCCAATTTACAAGTAAGTTAAAGGAATTTATCCAAGACCAAACAGCTGATCAAGTGGTAGCAAGAAGATATAAACATAGACCTTACTCTAAAGCTTGTAGCTAacatcatattatattttatcctCATCCATCTGATTCCAAATTCCCCACAATTTGGCTTTAAGTGTTTCAAAAATAGTTCATCAGCTAAATCATCTCCCGAGGGTTTCCTCAACCATATCCTTCAGCCAGAATCAAAAGGCAGATCAAAACACAACTTACCGTCCACTGTCCCAGCCATGATGTAGAGTGCACAGACTTTGGGATTATCATAATACCCCTAAGAAACGGAAAACAGTGGTCAACCCCACACAGCAGCAGGCATCTTCCCCCGTACCCACTCTTTTCAGCCCATCCTCAGCTGTGAGGCAGAGTCGGGGAGTTACCTTGACAAACTCAATGTAGAGTTTCCCTGTGAAAGTTGACACCTCCCCCTGGACGCTCAGCTTCCCCTTTCTGATGCTCATAGGGATGATTTCATCATGAGCTGTGCTGTGCCCAACACGATCAAAGATATCCAGGTCCTTCACCACGACATGGCCATTCAATCGTACATCAAATACCTTCCAGGATTAGAAAAGGAGACAAATGTCAAAACCACCAGCTTCACATCCCTTCAAGCAGTTGGATATTATGCACCTGCCTGGGCTTCAAGTtcaaaaataatgtaagaaatgATGAGCCttggtgggggatggggaaaaaaaaatgatgagccTAGGGTGGCTAGAGTCCTTTACCTGGGCCAAATCAATGCTATGTTCCTTCACTGCCAAGGAGGTTTCATACTGGCCTTAAGGAACAAAGAATACAAACAAAAAGCTCTGCATGGAAAGAAGTAAATTcacaggaagggaaaaaggaaaagaataaggcTAAAAACAAGCTGTTGAAAACCATGGTGGGAGCAGTAACCAGCAGGGCCTTAACAGGATCAATGAGTGGCAAAAACTACAATTCTGGCATTGCTTTCTGTCACCAACCCCCAAGGCAAGTGCAGCTTTGTGGGCAATGGGACATAGCTTCTCTAGAGACAGAAGGAACACAGCTCTTCCCAGGCGCTCATCTGTTCCTCCCTTCTAGGGAGGCTCTTACACTCTCTAGCCCCATAGCAGAAGAGTGTCCAAGGGTAGCATGTCCCACTGGTCAAGCGGGGCCTGAGCAGACCTCACCTTCTGCTGGGACTGTGCAAAGTAGACCTCGGCAAATTTCAACACCAGCACATAGTCCCCCTCCTCCTTGATGGGCACTTCGTAGCCAAACGTCTCCTCATTGTACCGCTCAGTTTGATATAGGATCTGGTCCTCAGGGTTGGAACGCAGGATGGGCAGTTTCATGCCATAGTCTGAGGCTgggaacaaaaagacaaaaagaaagcacATCAGAGGCAACACATAAAAGAAGAGCAGAGACCCCAAAACTGCCAGAGGCATTTCCAGGGCAGTGCTAATAAACCTCTCCACGCAAGAGGCCACCCCCTCTGCACCTGGCTCCAAACAGAACTCAAACAAAGGCAGGAATCAGACAGCCATTACTAAGgaagagtaaaataaaagaaactaaacaCTAATCACTCCAACAGCCCCTAAAACCCTCAGAGCGGAACTTTCTGAAAGTacattaaaatgactttttcccaaCTGTATGGAGAATGATGGGAAGAGAACAAGTCTAACTCATTATTACAAGAAAGTGCTACGCTGCAGCTGCCCGGTTCCCTGAAAGGGAGAGCTTCAGAGAAACCTCCTAAACAAGGGGGACAGCCAGGAACTCTATACAAGGTGATCAagttcaaagaatgttttttctCATTCAGAAAGGCTCTGTGTCTAAAACAAACAGGATATCTGGTTAGGAAAGTCATTCTTCATTGTCTTTACTACAAATAAGATTCCACctttagttttgttgttttttttttttaaataattttcattttaaaagttcaaaggCTAGTAAACAGAAACAGGCTCGTAAATGAAGGGTGTGATGCTCTCTAATTTCCTTTAGATCCAAGCACCTTACTTCCCACAGATTTACAACGCTCTACCTCACCTACTCTCTTGAACGTTCCCCCAGATAAACCAACAGAAGAAAAAGAGTTCCTACTTTATCTCCAGCACCTAACAcggcacctggcacatagtagccaCTGCATATGGTTTGCTGAACGAACCAATGGCAGTGAAGGAGGTACCTGCAAAGCAGCGAAGACTTGCCATTCTATCCACAAGGTTAGACCATCTAGGGAAAGAAAATCTGCCAAGATCCTACTGGCACCTCTGGCTTAAGATGACAGAGTCCTGGGTCCTGGGGGAGccacttttcccatttcacaaaCTGACAAGGAATAAGGCAAAGTAGAAGTAAATACCTTGGGGCAGTATTGGAAGAGCCAAAAACCTCTAttgcccccaggcccctcccaacCTTGGTAGGAGATGAGttatatatgttttcttcctCCCACACAACAAACTAAACTGAGATCTTTCGTCAGATATAAGATATCACATTTCAGCTCCAGAGATGATTAGTTATGCTTCCTCCTTCAGAGAGTAGCCTGACTCTTTTATCCTATCAACACAATGAGGCTTTCCAGTGCTCCATAAATCTCTTTTCCAAAGTACAGATCTAGCACTAGTTTAGTCTCTCCTCCAGCATGGAATTAAGAGTCCAAGACTGCCTTCCGATATCACATGGTGACCCTGAAAACATTTGGCACCTTGGTCCTTTGGGAGATGCCCAGGAGCAGTTATTCCCAGAGCTTTATCTTCTGAATCACCAAAACTTCAAGGGATAGGACATGGCAAAAGGTAAAAGATTAACTGAAAGACCCACTGGCTGAGGTCAAgccctcaaaaaaataaacataactgtTAACAATTCCTGTAAACGACATCAGCCACGAGATCAGATGGACTGATGAGAGACAATGGAACAGGAAACTCATTGCACTTTTGTCTTCagacttttttcttcctatttctccttAAGAAATCAAAGGGTGGCTGAACAGCACTACAAAGGATGTCCTGCTAATAAGCCCCAGCTCTTTCCCAGGCTCAAAAAATCATTATCCCGGGATACAAACCTATAAAGACTAAAAGACTGCTATTTTTCTTCCAACTGAGCTCTAAGAATTTCCTTCCTCCATGAGGACCACGATCCTTAGAAACTTGGAACATTAACTAGATTTGATTTATAGATACACTGAAAATTTTGTGCATGTGtagggaatcttttttttttcttgccaagtGGAAAAAGTGAGAAACCGACAGTAACGTAATCTATGGCAGTCTTAGTCCCACAGCGAAGAAAACTCTGCCATGTGAACAAAAATTACTTAACAACCTTGGaattacctttaaatattttccctttaaagcCCAAGTGGCTTTCCCAAGAGATCTGCCACATGCAAAGTTGAATTTGCCCAAGTCCCAAGAGCTGCAGCAGCAAAAAGGGTTTTTCTTCCCTCCTTAGCCTTTATGCATTCACAGCTAAACAGATTTCTCTAATACAATGAAGCGTACAGTCAGCACACTGCTGAAGTTGGCACAATATAGCTCAGACAGTTAACCAAAAAGGAAGGGGGGCAAAGGGCCTACATTATGGTGGCTGTTGCTTCTTAGTTTTTAGACAATGGAGCAGCCCAGCTCCTTAGATAATTCAGCCCAGGTTTCAGAATAAGACAAGCTTGGATATGAATCCTCACTCTGCCACCTACTAAGTAAGGCTGAACAAGTTGTTTTCTCGAGGTCTGtcttctcacctataaaatgggggtatCACCTACCCCACAGCGTTGTGGTAAGGATAAAACAGTCTGTAAAGAGCTTAATACAATGCCTCATGTGCAGAAACAGACACATAAGTATGCTAGCTGGGCAAGGGTATACATACCATAAGCACTAGATAAATGCCTCCACTCCAGTGAGAACACCACTGCAAAGCTCTCCTTGGCGCTCCACCCCAATACTAGGCCTCCCGACCACCAGATTCTTCTTCTGAACCACTTCTTTCTCAAGTGAGACCAGTTCCCTAGAGAATTTTTCTGAATGGACTGAACCCAAGGATTCAGGGACCTGAATTTTCTATCTGGGAATTTTTAGAACTTGGAGGGCCTACAGAGGAAGCCTGCCCATTAGGTGACAGTATAGGAAGAGAATTCTAAATAAATCCCGTGGCCTTAAGCAAATCAGAATCCGATAGGCTCAGATTCCCCACCAGCTTTTTTCCCCACTGGAGCCATGTTCTTTCTGTCCTGTTTTTAATTCCATGTAAAAGGTCACCACGCGAAGATAGAGACACTTTAACCTACTTGACAGGAGAGCTTTCAAAGTCACGTGAGAGATTTCTAAAGCATGAGAAgctttttttgaaaaggaaaacaaggctcagagaggtaaagcaaGTTCCCCAAGTTCATTCAACTTCAGCAGGGATCTTTCTATGAAGAGGATATAGCCTCCCCTGAACCAAGGCAAGTTCTGTGCCCACAGGCCAAATAACCAGGTCTTCTCCTAGTGAGAGTGAAGAGGAACCCAGAATGACCAAGAACCTGGGATGTGCAGCATGCCAAAACCCCAAGATGAGCGCTTCTGAACCACTTTCTGTAGTGGTATCTCCATCTGTGGAAGCACACAAGTTGAAAAAGCCTTTCCCGGCCTGCAAGCATATAGGTAGGTATCCTCAAGGCAGAAATGAAATCCAATATACATTATTAAGTACCTTTGAAAGCATAAGCCACTAGATGCCCCGGGCCACTCACAGTCACAAGAATGCTGAACTACAAAGAAACTATAGAGAAACAGCAAGTTCAAAAGCAGGCCAAACCCTTATCGGGACCAACTTGGCAACAAATATCTGAATTCATTCAACATAGAAAGCCCTTTCCTCAGCGTGCTGAAAACAATATCACAGGCATATGGGAAAAGAAATGAGGCACACAGTTCCTACTGCAATTAGTGTACATAGCTGCACGAGGCAAGGGTCTCCAAATACCTGGCACACCCTTATCCAAACAGGGCCAGAGAAGGAAGGCAGAGTGAAGAGCTGCACTTCCCTTGGTGGGGCTGACTCCTTAGCAGAAAGAAACTAGAGAGCTGACTCCTGAGAATGGAAGTTTGTACACATCTCAGCCCCACACCTAATGCCAGCAAAATGCTACTCTCAGGAACCTGCTAAATGCAATGTTGCAACAAGTTCCTCCATACTGCAGCTGACAATGCCCCCCTCCCACTCCCTATCCATGCCTTAATACTATTACAATTCATACCCAGATTGGCAGAGTGGAACAGGAACCTCCATTTATACAATGCCCCAAGGGCCAGTGTCCGACATAGGACTCCAGTACGCATGAACTTTGGTAGGTCTCATGTAATTTTACCTGCTACAGTAAACTCCTCCCAAGAAACTGCCAACTATGAGCCAATAACCCAAGGCCAGAGTGCCTGACTGACTGCTGACCAggccaaaaacaaaacaccaccacCTGCAccagcaaattaaaaccagaatttCTGAATAAGGGCAGTATCTGGGGACTAAAACTGTGTGGTCTTAGTCAGCTTTATCCTCTGCACAATGGACCTAACAGGACAATGTAATCAATGTAAGGCCTGGTatctgctaagtgaaagaaaccatcTGCACGTTGCCCTCACCACTGCTATCTCAAGAGGCAAAGTCCACAAACTGTCTCCAGTTTCCTCAAAgagctccttcctccctgcccacacCCATGAAAGAGGAAGGGTCGGGGATGGAGATAGTAATGACCTCCTGCTATAAAGCCTGGCTTTGGCTGCTGTTACGGCTGCTAAAGACTGGAGCCTGACTCAGCTGAACCCAGGCTACTGCGATCTGCATGCCAGGGCTAAACAAATTCCAAGACAAACATAGACTTCAGAAAACAGCCCTGTGTCCCAAGACCCTCACAAGTATGAAAGCAATAAACTCCCTGATATAATAAACTCCAGGACACTGTAATTAACTTGGAGGAACTAAGTTAAACTCTTTAGGAAAAGCAAGAGCCAAATCTGGGCATCGTGAAAAAAGACTGAGAGAAAAGTCTGTCTCCTAGTTGTCTGGAGAGGGCATATTGCCAATTTGGCAGCCTCTGAACCCAGCATACAGCATAAATCTCCCTCCAGCACATAAAGCAAGGAACTTCCTTCTTAAACCTGTTTTCCAATCCCACTTACAGAAGAAACAGAATCTAGAGCAGATTTTCCCCAAAAAATGGTCGATGGGGAATCTACATCAGGAGCCCTTGGTGCAGAAACCGGGATCCCTATTAGATCTGGAGAGGGgactaggaatctgcattttcaaccAGCTTCCCTGGCAATTCTTACACTAACTTTGAGAACTGTGCAGCTCTGTAAAAACTACTGTTGCTCAACCAGTTAAATCACAATCATTTCCCCCCTAAGCTGGAATCATGCGTGTCAGGACCACCTGGGATAGGTTGTAAGCGCTCTCTGATAGAATATTGAGATTCTCACACTGGTTGACCCAATTCACACACAGCTACCAGCCTCACGTGCAGGATGGCTTCAATATAACCACCCTCTGGGGGCGGCCTGCAGCTTCTACTTTTAAGCCCACATATTCTTCGCTCCAAAGGAGGACGAGGGAGGA from Lemur catta isolate mLemCat1 chromosome 21, mLemCat1.pri, whole genome shotgun sequence encodes the following:
- the MLEC gene encoding malectin, with the protein product MLGARAVEGAAVALLQLMLLLLLPALRGPGLGVAGAAGAGLPESVIWAVNAGGESHVDVHGIHFRKDPLEGRVGRASDYGMKLPILRSNPEDQILYQTERYNEETFGYEVPIKEEGDYVLVLKFAEVYFAQSQQKVFDVRLNGHVVVKDLDIFDRVGHSTAHDEIIPMSIRKGKLSVQGEVSTFTGKLYIEFVKGYYDNPKVCALYIMAGTVDDVPKLQPHPGLEKKEEEEEEEEYDEGSNLKKQTNKNRVQSGPRTPNPYASDNSSLMFPILVAFGVFIPTLFCLCRL